A stretch of DNA from Methanoplanus endosymbiosus:
ATTGCAACTTTAGCATTTGTAATTGCTTTCTGGTTTGTGATATCCTTTAATGTATCATTGTCAAACAGTGATACTGAAAGAGATGGTTTCTCAACATAGAATGTTGCATTTGCAATTGTTGTACCTGACTGATTGTACCATGCTCCGGTTTTACCTGAAAATACATCGGGCGAAACATAGAAGTTAGCCAGATCTGAAATTGTAATCACTGCTGAAGGTGCATCAGATTTTGGATTACTTCCAGCTGCATACCATCCAAGAACAGTAGCTCCTCCGGTTGCACGAGAAATATCTAGACCTGATTCTCCAGTATAAACTGTAGCTTCCTTAGTAATGGTTGTACCATATGCTGCTGCCATTGCAGGCGCTGCAAGAAGAAGTACAGCTACTAGAGCAATCAGTGCCATTCCTATCTTTTTACTTGTCAATTTAAACCTCCTTTAACATACTTGTAAGGATCAGGCCGTCAACCCAGTCCGGCAATTATAACGAAACAGGCCAATTGGCACTTTGTGGCACCATTATGACCAGTTCGACTTTTGCCGAATGAGGATTCACCTTGCCCCATACTCCGAACGACGGAATATACACCAATATTTGTGGAACACTAATTATATCCTTTGTGGTCGGATTGACGGACTGAAGGTTATAAAGAAAGAAGAAAAGAGAATCATAACGACAGCCATTTAATGTTATGCCCACTCTATAAGAAAATATAGCCGCCAGGAGAGATTATCCGGCAGTAAAATCTGAAAGAAAAAAATTCCTGCCGGAAATTGCAGGAACAGCTAAAATCATTTTAATTTCAACCGGATAAACAATCAGGATGTTATTAACAGGATTTTTCGCATGCGCTTTTTTCGTCATTTACAACAATTTCCAGATAGTGTGAGCAGGACAGACAAAATTAAGGCAATATTAATTGCAGTTTTCCGGAAAAAACGCGATTATCCAGTGAAGTAACAAAAATAAACTCTCCACTTACCCCGACCCTCCCCTACTGAGAACCTGTGCGCAGTTACACCCGATATTTACGCAATTACCATAATTCCGGATCAAATGTTCCAATTTTCAGACAAATTCTCCGGCCCGATTCGTCAGATTAATAAATCACCAGTACCAATATGTAAATGCACAATCTACTAAAGTCCGGTAGTGTAGCGGTCAATCATGTGAGACTCTGGATCTTGCGACAGCAGTTCGAATCTGCTCCGGACTATAACATTTTTTAGGTATTTAAATTACAATTCACCTCAATATTCTTAAAATATGATTTTGTGACAGATTTTATGATCATTAGCAGGTATTCTGCCAGCTCCCCACAATACTTACATCAAACAAAAAACTATAATCCCAAACCTGCAATATAATGCATTATGCAGGCAGAAGAACAACACTCAAGGGCAACATTAACCATTCATCCGGACATCAAGGATCGTGTTTGTTCACTTAAACCTGGATTCCCGGAGACACATAACTATAGCGAGGCATGTGGGGCCAAATTCATGTTTAATTGTCATTTGGCCAATATAGTTTGGGCATTTTAAAAATGCACGGCCCAGTTATGTTTTGTAATTACTACCTAACGAGCGAAGCAACACCCATCAATAAAATACACTCCATTTCTAATTTAAAATGAGATACGGCCATTTTGAAAATGGCTCGTTAGGAATTTTCGGGAATCTAGGCTTAAAAGAGGAAATGATACATATAACGATATTTTAAAGACAATACCTGACACCGTAGAAATCGGTGAGGAAGGAGATTGCCACGGCATCATATTTCTCCATTCAGTTCTAGTAAAAGGTGACCTGAAAAAGTTAAAAAAACCCATCACTCTGCGTATGCACATAGAAGATAACGGCACAATAAACCTTGCAAATACTGAATTTAAACTTCTGGTTTCATGTGATAACTTAAACGAAGCTATTAAAGAGGCACAATATGAATATTCAGATTTATTTGACATCTATAATAATTCAGAAACCAAAATGAGTAAGGATGCAGAAGAATTTGGTAAAAAACTGAAAGATTCTGTCTGGATGTAAATATGTGTTCTGAATATCAATTATTTCAAAATCCAGTAAAACTTTACATCAACTACCCTACGCCAGCAGTGCCGCTATAATTCCGGTAAGGAAAACGCCGTCAAAAGTTCCGGCACCACCAATGCTTGCAACCGGAGCACCAATATCGCCAAGCCTCCTCAGGTTTAAGAGATCAGCGCCGGCAAGAGTGCCCATAGTGCCACTAATATATGCAATGACAGGTGCGGCAAGGGGATCGCCCCATCCAAAGATGATACCACATATCAGAGCACATAACGGCGGTATGAAAAACGGAGTCACAATACCAATACCCTGAACCGGCCCTGCAAACCTGTTTGTGACAAATGCTACAATTAAAACAGCAACAAGAATTGAAATATATAATCCGGAATCATAACCCAGACTCATCGTCCGGAAGAGCAGCACAATGCTGATTAATACAGGAATTACAGCACCGCCGAAATTTACAGCAATCACAGTTTCGGTTGAGAAATCCGAGACCCGATAATACCTGTTCATTAAAAGACCATGGGGAACTTTACAGGCCGCAGGATTTGACTTTATTTTTGCAACCGGAATATTGATAAAACTCCCGATAATCGAACCAAAAAGGATCAGAACAACCCCGGCAGGACCAAAACCAAGCCTTGCAAGAGCACTACCTATAATACCAAGAAAAATCAGCGGCAGCAGGAAAATTAGTGCAATTATCAGAAATATAAGAATTATTATCGAAAAAGGATTGAAAAAATATCTGTGCATAACTGATGAGAAAATAGGTTTTTGATATATTTAAAATTCATGAAGAGTAACTACCAGAGACATTGCCGGCAATAAAGTCCTCCATGTTCAGCCATATCTGCCTGCTGGACACAGAATAATGGATTGATGTCTGAAAAGATCAATAATTTATTATTTCGAGATCAGGGACTTTTGAGAATTGATTATCACGGGTAATCAAAACCCGATCATGACAGAGTACCATTGCAGCAATTACCTCATCAAAATCACCGATAGGAATACCCTTCAATTTCAAATCTGCTGAAAAATGTCCAAAAGTCTCGCAAACGTCCTGACTGAAAGGTAGAATGTCAAATAATGACAAAACCACTCTGACTTTTTCCAGATTCAAATTAGACATCTCAGACAAATTTGCCCCTTTATGGAGTTCAAGAGTTGTAATTACAGTAGCCAGAGTAATTCCCTTAGATTCATATAATCTGTACAAATCTATTGCTCCGGATTTATTTCTCATAAGATCTATTAAAACAGGTATCGGCAACAGGCATCAGAATTTAACCTCTCTCATTTTCTCACGTCGCATCTCCTTTGATACCTTTTCAATGCTGTCAGCAAGATCATTACAGTTACCTATTTCATTCAGAACATCTGATAATTTCCTTTTACCAGAGTAATTTCTTATTATAACATCCGAAAAACTTTCCATATCCGTTTTTTTAAGGCCCTTCAGAAGATTATATGCCTCATCAGATATGGGTATCGTCCTTGTTGTCATAAACTTTGATAGGTACTACAAATAAATAAATTATTAGGTTTGGGGAATATAAATTCTGAAAAGAATAATAATCAGGCAATTATCTCCCCTTTCCGGCAGATAATACAGGCATGGTCATGATGATAAGGCTCAAGCCAGAGAGTGTCCTCAACAACAAGGCCACCAGCTTCCAGCTCAAGGATTGATGCCTCAAAGACCTCTTTAGCAGATCTGGTGACATCAACACTTCTCGTCTTCAGCATAAGGATCAGAATGCCGCCGTCCTTTAATAAAGGCAGATTTTTTATTGCAATCCCTGTCTGATCCGGCTGGGCAACATCCTGATAGAGCATATCAGCCGGTTCGGTGATCATAGCATACTCAGAAGGCCGGCCCGCATCCCCCATAATCGGGACAATATTCTTTCTCCGCTCCGAAACAGCCATCAGATCCTGCATGGGACGTGGGGCAAATTCCACAGCATATACCGTATCCACATAATCAGCAACGTGAGACACCGTCGTTCCGTTAGCAGCACCAAGATAAAGGACAATAAACTCAGGAGGGAGATCAATATCCTTTCTCTTCATCACAAGTGCAGCAAATTTACTCCGGTAAGGGTTCCACACCCTGTAACCGTCCATCATCCTCTCCCCGTAAACCCCGCCTTTGCCTTCAGAGAGAAGCACATTATTAATCCGGATCATTCAGCATCACCACTGTTATTTTTATTACCTGCTTCTTTTTTTTCGTATTCAGCCCCGTACAGAGTCCGGTCTATCCTCTCCTGTGCCTCACATATAAACTCTTCATTAAAAGAACCGGTATAATAATCTATTTTTGCAGCAATAGCCAGTTTTCCGGCCAGCACCCTGGCAACCTTCCCGCGAACAGGTTTTGGGGCATTATGGACACGCCTGTGCTGAAAGATAATCCCGTGCTTGGGCGGCGGAGTTTTAGCCCGCATATGTGTAAACAGTGCACTTTCAGCACCAATCACCTGAATTGAAGAGGAAGGCAGCCCTGACAGCTCCTTAAGGCTGCCTGCCCGTGAGATAAGTCTTGCAGCAACCAGTCCGCCGACAAGTTCACTACAGTTTGGTGCAAGTTTACCGGCCATAGCAGATATAGCCTTCATAAGCCTTGTACGCTCATCTGCAAGTTTTTCAATATGCCCGGCAAGATAACCAAGGCCCGTGCCCCTCTCCCTCTTCATCTGGCCAAGCATCTTCTTTGCCGGAATATTCTTATATTTCCTTGAAAAACCGGGCTTCCTGACCAGGTACCACTCAGTTGCCCTCTCAGTCATCAGATTAATAACATTGTCCATCTCATCAAGCATCCTCACCATCTGGACAAGCTCAAGGTCCTCCTGACTGTAATGCTCCTTTATCTTCTCTTCTGCATGGGCAAAACAGACCTTTCTGAGGGCAGAGAGATATTCACGCCGATCACTGAACATTCCTGCATCAATAGCAACTCCGGGGTCCACCGGCACAACATGCCCGGAAGAGGACAATTCCTTAATACGGGCGATAAATTCCTGAATATCACCTTCAAAGGGCTTAAAAACCCCGTCTTCATCCATATCTCCAAACCAGAAACTCTGCATACTGCAATATCATCAGTCAGGATTTTATAAAAAATGGCGTAAATATGCGCAGGTCACAACTCTGCGGCAATCAGAATATATAGACATAATCCACATTAATTAAAGAAAAAATAAGACCGGCATTGCAACAGAAAAAGGAAGATAATGAGATCAATTCCCAATATAATTCCGGAAAACAACAAATAACCAACATTCAGAGAATTTTTGGTGCGCCATAAAATATCAGGAAATACTGACATACCAATATTACCACAATTAACGGACAGAATAACAAAATGATCATCGAAGCAGCATTATTTATCACCGGACTGATTTTCCTAGTAAAAGGAGCAGACTACTTTGTAGAAGGAGGAGGAGGACTTGCATCAAGATATGGGGTATCCCCTTCAACAATAGGACTTACAGTTATCGCATTCGGGACTTCGCTGCCGGAATTTGTGGTTAGCATAAATGCAATACTTAGTGAAAATCAGGGCATTGCACTTGGCAATGTTGTAGGAAGTAATATCGCAAATATAGGGTTTATTCTTGCCTTCTGTGCAGCCATTAAACCCGGAATATTCCTGCTCAAGAAAAAGAAGGGACAGATTCTTTCAAATGAAGCCGGAATGATGATTGCGGCAACACTGCTCTTCCTCGCATTTGCTGCAACAGGTGCACTCACCTTCACCGCCGGAATTGCATTCCTGATATTATTTATAATTATA
This window harbors:
- a CDS encoding DUF1614 domain-containing protein yields the protein MHRYFFNPFSIIILIFLIIALIFLLPLIFLGIIGSALARLGFGPAGVVLILFGSIIGSFINIPVAKIKSNPAACKVPHGLLMNRYYRVSDFSTETVIAVNFGGAVIPVLISIVLLFRTMSLGYDSGLYISILVAVLIVAFVTNRFAGPVQGIGIVTPFFIPPLCALICGIIFGWGDPLAAPVIAYISGTMGTLAGADLLNLRRLGDIGAPVASIGGAGTFDGVFLTGIIAALLA
- a CDS encoding NOP5/NOP56 family protein; its protein translation is MQSFWFGDMDEDGVFKPFEGDIQEFIARIKELSSSGHVVPVDPGVAIDAGMFSDRREYLSALRKVCFAHAEEKIKEHYSQEDLELVQMVRMLDEMDNVINLMTERATEWYLVRKPGFSRKYKNIPAKKMLGQMKRERGTGLGYLAGHIEKLADERTRLMKAISAMAGKLAPNCSELVGGLVAARLISRAGSLKELSGLPSSSIQVIGAESALFTHMRAKTPPPKHGIIFQHRRVHNAPKPVRGKVARVLAGKLAIAAKIDYYTGSFNEEFICEAQERIDRTLYGAEYEKKEAGNKNNSGDAE
- a CDS encoding fibrillarin-like rRNA/tRNA 2'-O-methyltransferase encodes the protein MIRINNVLLSEGKGGVYGERMMDGYRVWNPYRSKFAALVMKRKDIDLPPEFIVLYLGAANGTTVSHVADYVDTVYAVEFAPRPMQDLMAVSERRKNIVPIMGDAGRPSEYAMITEPADMLYQDVAQPDQTGIAIKNLPLLKDGGILILMLKTRSVDVTRSAKEVFEASILELEAGGLVVEDTLWLEPYHHDHACIICRKGEIIA
- a CDS encoding antitoxin VapB family protein, which translates into the protein MTTRTIPISDEAYNLLKGLKKTDMESFSDVIIRNYSGKRKLSDVLNEIGNCNDLADSIEKVSKEMRREKMREVKF
- a CDS encoding type II toxin-antitoxin system VapC family toxin, encoding MRNKSGAIDLYRLYESKGITLATVITTLELHKGANLSEMSNLNLEKVRVVLSLFDILPFSQDVCETFGHFSADLKLKGIPIGDFDEVIAAMVLCHDRVLITRDNQFSKVPDLEIINY